The DNA segment CGATCACGACGGCCTTCGTCGGTTTGTCTTGAAAACCGGTTTCTGCTTCGGAAATCGTTTCCACGATATCCGTACCTTCGGTTACTTTTCCAAAAACCGCGTGTCGATTGTCTAAGTAGAAATTATCTCTGACATTGATAAAAAATTGAGATCCTCCGGTATTGGGTCCCGCATTTGCCATAGAGAGAGTGTATTTCTCATTCCTTAGATCCTTATGAAATTCGTCTTGGATCTTATATCCCGGTCCGCCGGTTCCGGTTCCACTGGGACATCCCCCCTGAATCATAAAATTTTTGATAACCCGGTGAAACGTAAGACCGTTGTAAAATCCGTCCTTAGCGAGCTTGATAAAATTTCCCGCCGTGATCGGAGCCTTTTCTTCGTCAAGATAGACCGAAAAATTTCCAAAATTTGTCTTAAATACCGCAGTTGCCATGTTCCATTCCCTCTATTTTAAGAATTCAGTTCCATATTCCGAAACTAAAGTATGGCAGAAAGCGATTTCTTGCAAAATGCGAACAAAAACATAGATTTCACCGATTATATTATAGAAGTGGGAGAACCCGGTTTAAAATAGATGTTCCTTGAAGCGGAATTCTATTTTTCTGGATTAGAGAGCTATCATCCATGTTAGAAACAAATCATCGTTATCTTCCCTTGGGAACATCGGGAGCTCTTGTCTTTATATCAACCTCTCAATTCGAAGGAAAGACAAACACATCCGTTCTTTTCGAAGAGATCAATAAAAAAGAAATTGGAACGATCTGTATTGTCACCTCGGATAATCGATTTGATAAAGAAATTTTGGAGTCTACGGATTCTTCCGTTTCGATCGTGTCCATTCTCATTCCTCCGGGTCCAGTAGCAACAAACGATTCCGTGTATGGGGCCTTTCTCAGAATCGAAAGATTTTTAAAAAGAGGAAATCTTTTATTTCTGATTCAACCGGATTGCGAAACCAGATTTCCTCTTTTTCTTTCCAAATTCTTGATCGCAAACGACCCCTATATTCCCGAAGCAGAATTAAAAGATAGAATTTCAAACTTCGGTTATGTATATCCCGATTTCGATTCAACTATTTTTAGAAAATTTATTTCCCAAAAAAAAGAAAACCATTTCTCTCCCGAAATTTCCCAGGTGGAATTTTCGATTTCCTCTCAATTGATTCGGGAAGGTAGACGTCCTTCCAAAATCAAATATAAAATCGAATACGAGCCCGGCTTTGACAACCTGACAAAAATCAAAGCGGTTGCCTATACGGAAAAAGAAAACTCAAAATCCCATCTTTCCTTTCAATCTCATGAAATTCCCGCGATCGAAATCGATCATATGGAAGAAAGTCTTAAACCAAAGGAAATTGTAGTGCAAACCGCAGAAAGAGTCAGTATTTCGCCGGAATCCGCTCCGATCTCGGAACCGCCGCCGACTTCTCCCGCTACGGCGGAATCGAATTCTACAGAAACAAGGAAAGACACAACGACTTCGGTAGTTTCCCAAAACGCTCCTGTTGTTTTGGAAACGACAACGGCTGTTCCCGTTTCAAAACCTATCAAACAAAAAACCGTGACTCCAAAACAGTCTACAGAATCGGAAGCCATTCCGGTCGTGGATACGGACGCCACGATCAAAACAAAACTTCCTCTTCAGATCAAACTTATGGCCGTCATTTCTCTTTTGATGACCATCACCGTTTCGACGATCATCTTTTTTGCATCTTCCGCGTTTCGTGGAGACTCCGAAATCCGAGTTCTGCAAAACAATTTAAATTTAGTGAATATTCTCGGATTGAAGATCAAAACGGATCTCAACGACATTCTTTCCAAAGGAAAACAAATCGCAAACGCACTCAATCAGGGAAATGCAGGAATCGGTTTTGCCGATATCTTTTTTCAAAACGACCCCGATTTTGTATATGCCGGTTTGTATCAGATCTCAAACAACCGACCTTCGGTAGTTCATGAATTTTACAACGAACCTTACTTAGGTGAGATCAAATCTTCCACGAAAGAAATTTCCGAACTAATTTCTTCCAGACCCAACCTGATTCAAAAATCGATCCTAACGGGTGGTCGGATCGAAAACCTAAGTGCCGAGTTCAAGGAACCGATCTTTGTAATCGCGGTTCCCTCTTCTTCCGGTTCCGATCCTAAAATTTTAGTTTTGATTCTAAGATTGGAAAAACTTCTGAGTGCTTTCCAAAAGCAGGACATCTCGGAGGTGTTTTTGGTCAATGGAGAAGGTGATCTTATAGCGCATTCCGATCCGAAACTGCTTCAATCCAATACCAACTTTATGAATCTTCCCATTGTGGAATCGATGGTAAACAGTTCCGAGAATACAAAACAAATCGAATATAAAGACAAGGACGGAAAATCCTGGTTCGGTTCGTTTCAGAAATTGGGTTTCGGAGGAGCTGCGGTTGTTTCGATCGTTCCCGAAGATAAGGCTTTTGAAGCGGTGTATCGGATCCAAAGAACAAATATCCTGATTATGGGAATCGCTCTCTGTCTCGCACTAATCATCGTTTTCTTTTTTGCAAAAACGATCACAAAACCAATTTTAAGCTTACTACAGGCAACCACGCAGGTCGCGAGAGGAAATTTTAAAATCGGAATCCGATCCAGTACAAAAGACGAAGTCGGTCTTCTCACCGACTACTTTGTAGACATGGGTCGGGGTTTAGAAGAAAGAGAAAAGGTTAAGGACGCCCTCGGACGGTTTGTAAATAAAGAAATCGCAGAAATGGTTCTAAAACAGGAACTCACTCTGGGTGGAGAAAGAAAGATGTGCGCGATCTTTTTCTCTGATATCCGCAGCTTTACTTCTATTTCCGAAAAACTTCAACCGGAAGAAGTCGTCGAATTCTTAAACGAATATATGACCGAGATGGTTCATTGTGTGAACCACACACATGGAATCGTAGATAAGTTTATCGGAGACGCGATCATGGCGACCTGGGGAGCTTTAAAAACTTCCGATCAAGACGCGGAAAATGCCGTCACCGGAGCCTTGATGATGCGAGAAGCATTGATCCGATTCAACCAAGGAAGAGGCGGCGATAAAAAACCGATCATCAAAATCGGATGTGGAATCAACTACGGGCCCGTAATTGCGGGACAGATCGGATCCGAACAAAGACTGGAGTATACAGTGATCGGAGACGCGGTCAATCTCGCATCCAGGGTGGAAGCACTCAACAAACCCTTTGGAACCGATATTTTGATCACTCAGGATTTACTGGATCACGTCCCGAATCTTTTTAACGTTGAAAAAATGCAATCCATCAAAGTAAAAGGAAAGGAAGACGCGCAGATCATCTATGCGGTTTTGGGAAGAAAAGACGACCCAAACTGTCCGAAAACCATAGAGGAGCTGAGAACCAGAATCGGAATCGTATGGGAATCTCCGAAAAAGGGAAATGATTCCGAACCGGGGGAAGAAGTTAAGTATGAAATACTTGACTGAAGGAAAATACGTAGTCAGCTTTCTAACCGGACTCATCCTCCTATTCAGTGCATTACTGTATTTTCATATGTTTTCCGGTAGAAAAACCGGAACTAATCCGCAAATCGGCGAACTGAGATTTAAAAACAAAAAAGCCCAAAGAAAATTCGATTCGGAAGTGATGTGGGAAGATATGGAAACATCGATGCCGGTCATGAACCGCGACACTGTTCGTACGGACGACGGAGCCGAAGCGGTTTTAGTTCTCAACGATGGAACCGAAATCAAACTAGATCAAAAGAGTATGATCTTTCTTGATTTTTCGGATAAGAATTTATCCATAGACTTCGCATACGGATCCGTATCCGCAAACAAAGAAAGCGGAAGCACCGAATTAAAAATCAAAAGCGGCGGAGAAACCGTCGCGGTCAACCAGGGAGATCTAAAACTTTCCAGATCGTCTGAAGGCCAGGCCTTAAACTTGGAGGTCTCCAAAGGAAACGCAAAAGTCACTTCCGGAAATCAGGAATCGAATCTGTCCGATAATCAGGCGTTGGAATTAAAAAACGGAAAATCGGAAATTAGATCTCTTTCGATCTCGCTCAATTCTCCTGTAGAAAGAAAATTTTTTCAATCCGACACGAACTCGTATCCGGTATCATTTAGTTGGAACAAGGTCGAGGCGGTAAAGGATTATACATTAGAAATTTCGAATGATCCCGGCTTTTCCAAAAAGGTGATTCGATCCAAATCAAATGCGATCTTTTTTAAAAAATCCCTGGAAAAGGGAACTTTTTTTTGGAGAATTACGGCAGTCAATCCCGGCAGCGGAAAATCCGAATACAGCGAAACCCGTTCTTTTACGATCCTGAGCAGCCTTAAACCTTCCATCTTTTCTCCGGTAAAGTCCGAAGAATTTAAATTTACATCCAGCATTCCAAACGTATCGTTTCAATGGTCTGCGATCGATTTTGCAAAAGGATACACAATCGAAATCGCAAAAGATTCGTCGTTTGCAAACACGATCGTCAATCAGGAAATTCAGGGAACATTGTATCGATGGGATAAAACCAAAGAAGGAACTTATTTTGCGAGAGTGACTCCTAAATTCTCCATTCCTGATTTGAAAGCATCCTCTTCCGATGCGATTTCTTTTTCGGTCCGAAGGATGGAAAAACCGGAGCCCCCGATTCTCAAACGACCTTCCGATCAGGAAGAGATATCTCTTCGAAAATTCTCCAAAGAAGGAAGTCTGTTTGTTTGGTCTTCTTCTCCCGAATTTACGGAATATACTCTCGAAATCGCGAACGATCCGGATTTTAAAAATCCGGTTTTTGCTAAAAAATCGAATTCATCCTCTCTTGTTTCTTCTCCGATCACGCAAGCCGGAGCCTATTTTTGGAGAGTGAAGGCAAATGCAAAAGACGGTGAAATGTTTTTATCCCCTTCGAGACGATTTAAGATCCTATCGATGGAGAATCTGGATCTTCTCTTTCCTGTAAATCATCAGGAAATGGGTCATCCATCCAATCAAAAATTGACGTTTCGCTGGCAAAGACCGGAACCGGCAGGCGTATATAGATTGGAGGTTTCCAAAAATCCGGAATTTTCAGGAAGTGTAGTCCGCGAAAACTTTCGGTCTTCTTTTGGAACGGTCGTTTTGCCTTCCCCTGGAGAATACTTCTGGAAGGTCTCTCTTCTTGGTAATGGCGGTGAGAATTTGATCGTAAGTAACACACAATCGTTTAAAACATCCGATAGCGCCCCTTTTTTGAGTCAGATCAGTCCGTCCACGGAAGAAACGATCGATATTTCCAATCGGGATAGCATAGAATTCAGATGGGAATCAGAAGGAGATCTGGAATCCACGTTGATCGAAATTTTAGAACTCAAATCCAAAGGAAACAAATCGATCTGGAAAAAAGAAATCAAATCGGATTCCGTTTCGTTTAAGGATTTTTCGATTTTGGAAGAAACCAAATATCAATGGAGGATTTTGGCAAAATACAAAGATAAAAACGGCACTTTAAAATTTACGATTCCTGTCTCAAGAAACTTTGAAATTAAGTTGAGCAAGACAATCCGGCCTCCGGAAGTTCTTTCACCAAAGGAGATCTATGTCGAATAGGATCGCAAAATACGTCATTCTGCTTTCTCTGATTTGTATTTCCTCTTTGTATGGAGAAGAAGAGAAACAATTTTTGGAATGGAAATCCGTGCCTGAAGCCGGCGGATATATGGTCGAGATCAAGGATCAAACGGGACGGATTACAAGAGAAAAAACAAAATCCACTCGTTTTGAAGTCAACATTCCTCCGGGTGTTTACGAACATAGGATCGGGGTTCTCAATAAATTTGGGAGAGTTTCCGTTTTTACCGATTGGATCGCATTCGAAGTGATCCTTTCCAGGGCCCCGATGATCGAGCAAAATTCGAACGTAAAAATTCTCCGTGAAAAATTGAGTCAGTATCTTGTCATCAAAGGGGATAATTTTACAGAAGCGATGAACGTAACTCTGCTTCTCCCTTCAGGTGAAACGGTAAAACCAGAATTTGAATTTATCAATCCGAGAGAAATTAAGATTAAGACCGAAAACTTATCGCTCAAAAGCGGAAGTTATACTCTTTCTTTGGAAAATCCTCGAAACAAAAAAACCGCCAGAAAAGGATTTTTGATCATCGCAGAAACGGAACAACAGCTCGCCGAGATCTCCAGACAAAGCGATCTGGAAAATCAGGTTTCTTCCGACACAACAATCCAGTGGGAACCTGCTCTTAAATCCGCAATCCTACCCGGCTGGGGACAATCTAATCAGGAGAAAAAGTTCAGAAGCTGGATTTTTCCGATTCTCATGGC comes from the Leptospira sp. WS92.C1 genome and includes:
- a CDS encoding peptidylprolyl isomerase translates to MATAVFKTNFGNFSVYLDEEKAPITAGNFIKLAKDGFYNGLTFHRVIKNFMIQGGCPSGTGTGGPGYKIQDEFHKDLRNEKYTLSMANAGPNTGGSQFFINVRDNFYLDNRHAVFGKVTEGTDIVETISEAETGFQDKPTKAVVIESITFSE
- a CDS encoding DUF5683 domain-containing protein translates to MSNRIAKYVILLSLICISSLYGEEEKQFLEWKSVPEAGGYMVEIKDQTGRITREKTKSTRFEVNIPPGVYEHRIGVLNKFGRVSVFTDWIAFEVILSRAPMIEQNSNVKILREKLSQYLVIKGDNFTEAMNVTLLLPSGETVKPEFEFINPREIKIKTENLSLKSGSYTLSLENPRNKKTARKGFLIIAETEQQLAEISRQSDLENQVSSDTTIQWEPALKSAILPGWGQSNQEKKFRSWIFPILMAGAIAYSAQQYSEYNTSLGALDQSRMINRSFLFLDNPVFLPFAIYNYTQVQSNYGESISEYNQFQVSLGIVALLYLLNVSDAAFINSSFVKTNVSELDRKVIPYFKTGTAEPRTGMSSQNIFFPTSIEIGMKFFF
- a CDS encoding FecR domain-containing protein; the encoded protein is MKYLTEGKYVVSFLTGLILLFSALLYFHMFSGRKTGTNPQIGELRFKNKKAQRKFDSEVMWEDMETSMPVMNRDTVRTDDGAEAVLVLNDGTEIKLDQKSMIFLDFSDKNLSIDFAYGSVSANKESGSTELKIKSGGETVAVNQGDLKLSRSSEGQALNLEVSKGNAKVTSGNQESNLSDNQALELKNGKSEIRSLSISLNSPVERKFFQSDTNSYPVSFSWNKVEAVKDYTLEISNDPGFSKKVIRSKSNAIFFKKSLEKGTFFWRITAVNPGSGKSEYSETRSFTILSSLKPSIFSPVKSEEFKFTSSIPNVSFQWSAIDFAKGYTIEIAKDSSFANTIVNQEIQGTLYRWDKTKEGTYFARVTPKFSIPDLKASSSDAISFSVRRMEKPEPPILKRPSDQEEISLRKFSKEGSLFVWSSSPEFTEYTLEIANDPDFKNPVFAKKSNSSSLVSSPITQAGAYFWRVKANAKDGEMFLSPSRRFKILSMENLDLLFPVNHQEMGHPSNQKLTFRWQRPEPAGVYRLEVSKNPEFSGSVVRENFRSSFGTVVLPSPGEYFWKVSLLGNGGENLIVSNTQSFKTSDSAPFLSQISPSTEETIDISNRDSIEFRWESEGDLESTLIEILELKSKGNKSIWKKEIKSDSVSFKDFSILEETKYQWRILAKYKDKNGTLKFTIPVSRNFEIKLSKTIRPPEVLSPKEIYVE
- a CDS encoding adenylate/guanylate cyclase domain-containing protein, with translation MLETNHRYLPLGTSGALVFISTSQFEGKTNTSVLFEEINKKEIGTICIVTSDNRFDKEILESTDSSVSIVSILIPPGPVATNDSVYGAFLRIERFLKRGNLLFLIQPDCETRFPLFLSKFLIANDPYIPEAELKDRISNFGYVYPDFDSTIFRKFISQKKENHFSPEISQVEFSISSQLIREGRRPSKIKYKIEYEPGFDNLTKIKAVAYTEKENSKSHLSFQSHEIPAIEIDHMEESLKPKEIVVQTAERVSISPESAPISEPPPTSPATAESNSTETRKDTTTSVVSQNAPVVLETTTAVPVSKPIKQKTVTPKQSTESEAIPVVDTDATIKTKLPLQIKLMAVISLLMTITVSTIIFFASSAFRGDSEIRVLQNNLNLVNILGLKIKTDLNDILSKGKQIANALNQGNAGIGFADIFFQNDPDFVYAGLYQISNNRPSVVHEFYNEPYLGEIKSSTKEISELISSRPNLIQKSILTGGRIENLSAEFKEPIFVIAVPSSSGSDPKILVLILRLEKLLSAFQKQDISEVFLVNGEGDLIAHSDPKLLQSNTNFMNLPIVESMVNSSENTKQIEYKDKDGKSWFGSFQKLGFGGAAVVSIVPEDKAFEAVYRIQRTNILIMGIALCLALIIVFFFAKTITKPILSLLQATTQVARGNFKIGIRSSTKDEVGLLTDYFVDMGRGLEEREKVKDALGRFVNKEIAEMVLKQELTLGGERKMCAIFFSDIRSFTSISEKLQPEEVVEFLNEYMTEMVHCVNHTHGIVDKFIGDAIMATWGALKTSDQDAENAVTGALMMREALIRFNQGRGGDKKPIIKIGCGINYGPVIAGQIGSEQRLEYTVIGDAVNLASRVEALNKPFGTDILITQDLLDHVPNLFNVEKMQSIKVKGKEDAQIIYAVLGRKDDPNCPKTIEELRTRIGIVWESPKKGNDSEPGEEVKYEILD